A single genomic interval of Paenibacillus macerans harbors:
- a CDS encoding AfsR/SARP family transcriptional regulator, which translates to MTAKGRTFAPIRWRTSRAQELFLYMLQHRGQLVRKSALIELLWPEYEPGKAYSQLYTAIYHIRRTIEPFGPYFHISNATDGYVLSLECVRLDVEVWERFILSGYPVNEATIGEYEGVMDLYQGDYMQNYEYWWAESERFRLKMLWLRASFQMAEWYDSSGYRDKAVEKYLEICNRYPLAEEAHFALMKIYGSLDNHLSVHRQYRLLTAILAEELNERPSPYIIEWYRQWAGENKRALPEQL; encoded by the coding sequence ATGACAGCGAAGGGCCGTACGTTTGCGCCGATCCGGTGGCGAACGTCCCGGGCTCAGGAGCTGTTCCTTTATATGCTGCAGCATCGCGGCCAGCTTGTGCGAAAATCGGCCTTGATCGAATTGCTCTGGCCGGAATACGAGCCGGGCAAAGCGTATTCCCAATTATATACGGCAATTTACCATATCCGGAGAACCATTGAGCCCTTTGGTCCTTATTTTCATATTTCGAATGCAACGGACGGGTACGTGCTGAGCCTGGAGTGTGTACGGCTGGACGTGGAGGTATGGGAACGTTTCATCCTTTCGGGGTATCCGGTGAACGAAGCAACGATCGGCGAATACGAAGGAGTCATGGACTTGTATCAGGGAGATTATATGCAGAATTATGAGTACTGGTGGGCGGAGAGCGAAAGATTCCGGTTAAAGATGCTATGGCTCCGCGCCTCATTCCAAATGGCCGAGTGGTACGATTCCAGCGGATACCGGGACAAAGCGGTCGAAAAATATCTCGAAATTTGCAACCGGTATCCCTTGGCGGAGGAAGCGCATTTTGCGCTGATGAAGATTTACGGCTCGCTGGATAATCACCTTTCCGTCCATCGTCAGTACCGTTTGTTGACCGCGATTCTGGCGGAGGAATTAAACGAACGGCCAAGTCCATACATAATCGAGTGGTACCGGCAGTGGGCCGGCGAAAACAAAAGGGCTCTCCCTGAACAGCTTTAA
- a CDS encoding hybrid sensor histidine kinase/response regulator, which yields MILLVIAAINGIRVTWNSFHQTIEQPVAAENGILDLRGWKLPPNHTITLNGEWEFYPNQRLTSVPDSALDSAPTSPVSANSGKVFIPVPGAWDQYFPDDQQGRYTYGTYRLRIFLDEPASQTLALRIAEITRASAVYVNGQPAGGKGNPSAQSESYKPGHRPYTINLPKGGDSYEIVIQAANHAGKGGITKSIRFGTLDAINQRTTLSMALQGLLSVVFLVHGLYAVMLYFLGAANKGLLYFSAVIVCAVISVLGVDDKILFILLPSMPYEADLKIVLLSYVGVVSFIPPFIKNMFPEYGQLKIVRWFAYFTSCYALFVLIAPSKYVIPSEKIFLAPILLLSVSIAVYILQAAARKQKDVFFLLLACTILGNNIVWIVAAAKLSVEMTFYPFDLIFTMLAFAAFWFRRFFKATAQTKRLADKLQLANRQKDDFLVNTSHELRNPLHGIMNITQSVLDDPVHQTSEEHRQRLEIQLSVARRMSLLLDDLVDIGRLKQNTVRLQIKPVRLQSVIGGIFEMLRFMLNGKTIELEVNISDRFPAVKADENRLIQILFNLLHNAIKFTDRGKISLDAEVVDGMAYIRIQDTGIGMDETTLQRIFLPYEQGDSTAARAGGGFGLGLSICKQLVELHSGTITVRSVLGQGSEFTFTLPAAGEDGEASEQAVPAHVPFYSYAKTAAALADEAGNRSAQGNESGGDAEHPLEAGNKPKVLIVDDDLLNLKILADILGPVQYNITTAASADEALPLVDNARFDLIITDVMMPGMSGYELTRAIRKRFSISELPILILTARNRAEDIFTGFQSGANDYVTKPVDSWELKSRVQALTQLKLSIEERLRLEAAWLQAQIRPHFLYNTINSIAALATMDLSKMQALLEEFSNYLRTSFDFHNFDLEVPVYRELSLVRSYLFIEKERFGERLQVQWELDPDLHFFLPPLSIQTLVENAVNHGILKRSRGGQVMIRIKRLAGEYEVCVSDDGLGMSEERIRQIFASPDHRGMGVGLRNTDRRLTQLYGRRLEIASAPGQGTTVRFCIPI from the coding sequence ATGATTTTGCTTGTTATTGCCGCGATCAACGGAATCCGGGTTACCTGGAACAGCTTCCACCAAACGATCGAGCAACCGGTGGCGGCCGAAAACGGCATTCTCGATTTGCGGGGATGGAAGCTTCCCCCAAACCATACGATCACACTGAACGGGGAGTGGGAATTTTATCCGAATCAAAGGCTGACATCCGTACCGGATTCGGCATTGGATTCGGCCCCGACGAGCCCTGTATCCGCTAACTCCGGGAAAGTCTTTATTCCGGTGCCTGGCGCTTGGGATCAATATTTTCCGGACGATCAGCAGGGGAGGTATACTTACGGAACATACCGGCTGCGGATTTTCCTGGACGAACCGGCTTCCCAAACGCTCGCGCTGCGAATCGCCGAAATAACGCGGGCCTCCGCCGTTTATGTCAATGGACAACCCGCCGGCGGCAAAGGAAACCCTTCGGCTCAAAGCGAGTCGTACAAGCCGGGGCACCGTCCTTACACCATAAACCTTCCCAAAGGCGGCGATTCCTACGAAATCGTGATTCAGGCCGCAAACCATGCCGGAAAAGGAGGAATTACCAAATCGATCCGGTTCGGCACGCTGGATGCGATCAATCAGCGAACCACGCTTTCCATGGCACTGCAAGGCTTGCTTAGCGTTGTTTTTCTGGTGCATGGCCTGTACGCCGTAATGCTGTATTTTTTGGGAGCGGCCAATAAGGGACTGCTGTACTTTTCGGCGGTCATCGTGTGCGCGGTGATCAGCGTTTTGGGCGTTGACGATAAGATTTTGTTCATATTATTGCCGTCCATGCCGTATGAAGCCGACCTTAAAATCGTCCTGTTGTCTTATGTCGGGGTTGTTTCCTTCATCCCGCCGTTCATCAAAAACATGTTTCCCGAATACGGCCAGTTGAAAATAGTTCGCTGGTTTGCCTATTTTACTTCATGTTATGCGCTGTTTGTGCTGATCGCTCCGTCAAAGTACGTCATTCCGTCGGAAAAAATTTTTTTGGCGCCGATTTTGCTGTTGTCCGTCTCGATCGCCGTTTACATACTGCAAGCCGCCGCCCGAAAGCAGAAGGATGTCTTCTTCCTGCTGCTGGCCTGCACCATTCTTGGAAACAATATCGTTTGGATCGTTGCGGCGGCGAAGCTTTCCGTTGAAATGACGTTTTATCCATTTGACCTGATCTTTACCATGCTGGCCTTTGCGGCCTTTTGGTTCAGGCGGTTTTTCAAGGCGACGGCGCAAACGAAGCGGCTCGCCGACAAACTGCAGCTGGCCAACCGGCAGAAAGACGATTTTCTCGTCAATACGTCGCATGAACTGCGAAATCCGCTGCACGGGATTATGAATATTACGCAAAGCGTGCTGGACGATCCGGTTCACCAGACGAGCGAAGAGCATCGCCAAAGGCTGGAAATACAGCTGTCCGTTGCCAGACGCATGTCGCTGCTGCTGGACGACCTGGTGGACATCGGCCGGCTGAAGCAAAACACCGTCCGGCTGCAAATCAAACCGGTTCGCCTCCAATCCGTTATCGGCGGTATTTTTGAAATGCTCAGGTTCATGTTAAACGGTAAAACGATCGAACTTGAGGTGAATATCTCGGACCGGTTTCCCGCCGTAAAAGCGGACGAAAACCGGCTCATTCAAATTTTGTTCAATTTGCTGCACAATGCGATCAAGTTCACGGACCGCGGGAAAATTTCCTTGGATGCGGAAGTCGTGGACGGTATGGCTTATATTCGCATCCAGGATACGGGGATCGGTATGGATGAGACAACCCTGCAGCGGATCTTTTTGCCTTATGAGCAGGGGGATTCAACCGCTGCAAGAGCCGGCGGGGGGTTCGGACTGGGCCTTAGCATCTGCAAGCAGCTGGTGGAGCTTCACAGCGGGACGATTACGGTGCGGTCCGTTCTCGGCCAAGGATCGGAATTCACCTTTACGCTTCCGGCTGCCGGAGAAGACGGCGAGGCTTCGGAGCAAGCAGTTCCCGCCCATGTCCCTTTTTATTCTTATGCCAAAACTGCGGCGGCGCTTGCCGATGAAGCCGGGAACCGAAGCGCGCAGGGCAATGAGTCCGGAGGGGACGCGGAGCATCCGCTTGAGGCGGGCAACAAACCGAAGGTACTTATCGTAGACGACGACCTGCTGAATCTGAAAATCCTCGCGGACATTCTCGGGCCGGTCCAATATAACATCACTACGGCCGCAAGCGCCGACGAAGCGCTGCCCCTTGTCGACAACGCGCGGTTCGATCTCATCATTACGGACGTCATGATGCCCGGCATGTCGGGATACGAATTGACGCGGGCGATTCGCAAGCGGTTTTCAATCTCCGAGTTGCCGATCCTGATTCTTACGGCGCGGAATCGTGCGGAGGATATTTTTACCGGCTTTCAGTCGGGCGCCAACGATTATGTCACCAAGCCGGTGGATTCCTGGGAATTAAAGTCGCGGGTTCAGGCATTAACGCAATTGAAGCTGTCGATCGAAGAGCGGCTGCGCCTGGAAGCGGCTTGGCTGCAAGCCCAAATCAGACCGCATTTCCTGTACAACACAATCAATTCCATCGCCGCGCTGGCAACCATGGATCTGTCCAAAATGCAGGCGCTGCTGGAGGAATTCAGCAACTATTTACGGACGAGCTTCGATTTTCACAATTTCGACTTGGAGGTTCCAGTCTACCGCGAGCTTTCCCTGGTCCGCTCGTATCTGTTTATCGAGAAGGAACGATTTGGCGAACGGCTTCAGGTACAGTGGGAATTGGACCCGGATCTGCACTTTTTCCTGCCGCCGCTGTCCATCCAAACGCTGGTGGAAAACGCCGTGAATCACGGTATTCTTAAGCGTTCCCGCGGCGGCCAAGTGATGATTCGCATCAAGCGTTTGGCCGGCGAATATGAGGTGTGCGTCAGCGATGACGGCCTCGGCATGAGCGAAGAACGAATCCGCCAGATCTTCGCTTCGCCGGATCATCGCGGCATGGGAGTTGGCCTCCGCAACACCGATCGGCGCCTTACGCAGCTGTACGGCCGCCGTTTGGAAATCGCAAGCGCCCCCGGTCAAGGAACGACCGTGCGTTTTTGCATTCCGATATAG
- a CDS encoding flagellar brake protein, which translates to MNIGEGDDADFAYLRHLQTEREKNQHRHFFRVALEIELKLQPKPADRAAGKDEPLVLTTLDISGGGLSFLCPDPLEPSKEVQGSVYLRTNIHQKHIPFTGKIISCTRHTDQKYRIALKFVEIKDTFRSDIIRFCLYKQTEMRNKFKNYPI; encoded by the coding sequence ATGAACATCGGCGAAGGCGATGATGCCGATTTCGCATATTTGAGACATCTTCAAACCGAACGGGAAAAAAACCAGCACCGCCATTTTTTTCGCGTTGCTCTGGAGATCGAATTAAAGCTGCAGCCGAAACCGGCTGACCGCGCCGCCGGCAAGGATGAGCCGCTAGTTTTGACCACCCTCGACATCAGCGGAGGCGGTCTTTCGTTTCTTTGTCCGGATCCGTTGGAACCAAGCAAAGAAGTTCAAGGGTCCGTATATTTAAGAACGAACATCCACCAGAAGCATATTCCGTTTACCGGTAAAATAATCAGCTGCACAAGACATACCGATCAGAAATACCGCATTGCCCTGAAGTTTGTCGAAATCAAAGACACCTTTCGTTCCGACATCATCCGCTTTTGCTTGTATAAACAAACGGAAATGCGCAATAAATTCAAAAACTATCCCATATAG
- the rbsK gene encoding ribokinase, whose product MNHTKVAVIGSLNMDIVVETPRHPRVGETLLGDRVRFVPGGKGANQAVAAARLGAETAMIGAVGDDAFGLELLNALGRDGVDVTGVKRLSGTATGIASIYVGEGDNSIVVVPGANDRVGPEDIDRNEAKLKEADIVLLQLEIPVETALYAARKAKSLGKTVVLNPAPAQPLPEELFRCADFMTPNRTELSGYTGIAADGTTLGAAMRRLKELGAANVVTTLGAGGSAYLDESGEVRFVMGHPVPVIDTTGAGDCFNAALAVSIARGRSLREAVEYAGLASALAVTKFGAQAGMPTQEEVRMFAAERNAGG is encoded by the coding sequence ATGAACCATACGAAAGTGGCGGTTATCGGCAGTCTGAATATGGATATCGTCGTGGAGACCCCGCGTCACCCGCGGGTGGGAGAAACGCTGCTTGGCGACCGGGTCCGGTTTGTTCCCGGAGGAAAAGGAGCCAATCAGGCGGTTGCGGCGGCACGCCTCGGGGCGGAAACCGCGATGATCGGAGCCGTGGGAGACGACGCTTTTGGGCTGGAGCTGCTGAACGCTCTAGGGCGGGACGGTGTTGACGTAACCGGCGTAAAACGCCTGAGCGGGACGGCGACGGGCATCGCTTCGATTTATGTGGGCGAGGGCGATAACAGCATCGTGGTGGTCCCCGGGGCAAACGACCGGGTGGGGCCGGAGGACATCGACCGGAACGAGGCGAAGCTGAAGGAGGCGGACATCGTGCTGCTGCAGCTGGAAATTCCGGTCGAAACGGCGCTATACGCCGCCCGGAAAGCGAAGTCGCTCGGGAAAACGGTCGTGCTGAACCCCGCCCCTGCGCAGCCGTTGCCGGAAGAGCTGTTTCGCTGCGCCGACTTTATGACGCCGAACCGGACCGAGCTGAGCGGCTATACCGGCATTGCCGCCGACGGAACTACGCTTGGTGCGGCCATGCGGCGCTTGAAGGAGCTGGGAGCCGCCAACGTCGTTACGACGCTGGGGGCCGGCGGATCGGCTTATTTGGACGAAAGCGGCGAGGTGCGTTTCGTTATGGGCCATCCGGTGCCGGTGATCGATACGACGGGGGCGGGCGATTGCTTTAACGCCGCGCTGGCCGTTTCGATCGCGCGGGGCCGGAGCCTGCGGGAAGCGGTCGAATACGCCGGGCTGGCTTCCGCGCTGGCCGTTACCAAATTCGGCGCCCAGGCGGGGATGCCTACCCAGGAAGAAGTCCGCATGTTTGCGGCCGAGCGGAATGCTGGCGGGTGA
- a CDS encoding DUF488 domain-containing protein has protein sequence MDSAMESRIAVKRIYEAPASGDGYRILVDRLWPRGLKKEQAAIDEWMKAIAPSPELRKWFNHQPERFAAFSDSYVRELETDPERAVLAARIRELAEKQRVTLVYAAKDPVCNHAVVLQSWLTG, from the coding sequence ATGGATTCAGCAATGGAAAGCCGGATTGCCGTGAAGCGTATTTACGAAGCGCCTGCTTCGGGGGACGGGTACCGCATTTTGGTGGACAGGCTGTGGCCGCGCGGCTTAAAGAAGGAACAGGCCGCGATCGACGAATGGATGAAAGCCATCGCGCCCAGCCCCGAGCTTCGCAAATGGTTTAATCATCAGCCGGAGCGTTTTGCGGCTTTTAGCGATAGCTATGTCCGGGAATTGGAGACGGACCCGGAGCGGGCCGTACTTGCGGCCCGCATCCGCGAGTTGGCGGAGAAGCAGCGTGTGACGCTCGTTTATGCCGCCAAGGATCCGGTCTGCAATCATGCGGTTGTACTGCAGAGCTGGTTAACCGGCTAA
- a CDS encoding gamma-glutamyl-gamma-aminobutyrate hydrolase family protein produces MKKPLIGVLPLYDEEKDSYWMLPGYMKGVEEAGGIPFMLPLTTDPETIVAIAETFDGFLFTGGHDVSPEIYGEKVEPVCGARCEERDVMEKLLFNRAIEQDKPAFGICRGLQLFNALLGGTLYQDLPALRLSGVRIGHKQTPPYTIPVHDVHIEKGNVLYEIVQAESLKVNSYHHQGIKKLSGQLMAAAVAEDGLIEAVVMPDKSFVLAVQWHPEFNYNIDDSSFRLFKAFVQACRPEQ; encoded by the coding sequence ATGAAAAAACCGCTGATCGGGGTTTTGCCGTTGTACGACGAGGAGAAGGATAGCTATTGGATGCTGCCCGGTTACATGAAAGGCGTCGAGGAAGCCGGGGGGATTCCGTTTATGCTTCCGTTAACGACGGACCCGGAAACCATTGTAGCCATAGCCGAAACGTTTGACGGTTTTTTGTTTACGGGCGGGCATGATGTTAGCCCTGAAATTTACGGGGAGAAGGTCGAGCCGGTGTGCGGGGCAAGGTGCGAGGAAAGAGACGTTATGGAAAAGCTGCTGTTTAACCGGGCGATCGAGCAGGATAAGCCCGCCTTCGGCATCTGCCGCGGCCTGCAGTTGTTTAACGCGTTGCTCGGCGGGACGCTGTACCAGGACCTTCCCGCGCTGCGGTTGAGCGGCGTGCGGATCGGGCATAAGCAAACCCCGCCATACACCATCCCCGTCCACGACGTTCACATCGAAAAAGGAAATGTCCTGTATGAGATCGTGCAGGCCGAGTCCTTGAAGGTCAACAGCTACCATCACCAGGGGATCAAAAAATTGTCAGGGCAGCTTATGGCCGCCGCAGTTGCGGAGGACGGGCTGATCGAAGCGGTCGTCATGCCGGACAAAAGCTTTGTCCTGGCCGTGCAGTGGCATCCGGAATTCAACTATAACATCGACGACAGCAGCTTTCGGCTTTTTAAAGCATTTGTGCAGGCGTGCCGCCCAGAGCAATGA
- a CDS encoding AAA family ATPase, translating into MEDQAKLRKKEYTDWLRRKKKADGQPYSEKTVSQYVTYLATSPAKLTNIELETTNVFEVADADQYRNMKIAMEQAENFVLVNERGGNKAFQYGLKYYEEFLRERGDGLSFQVVASKETGHSDDNAGSFVADSEQHRLLDKNIILYGPPGTGKTYHTVLYAVSMIENKPLNVVLEEAETDGYDQIKARYEAYQEKGQIAFTTFHQSYGYEEFIEGIKPQMASGGETATDSGNGEVVYDIVPGLFKKFCKKAQKLIVQDGNGYGIGKEPTIWKVSLGGSRENPIKRDCFNNDRIRIGWDSYGEILSEDTDYRHGGKAILSRFIDEMKKGDIVLVLHDEETIDAIGVVTGEYEWLEDMAEYKRSRKVNWLVKDIRENILELNGNKVMTLGSVYRLNRITLSHVLAILGKQKDNHVHSVVQKNNNNYVFIIDEINRGNISKIFGELITLIEPTKRIGMPEELMLDLPYSHESFGIPNNVYLLATMNTADRSIARLDTALRRRFSFAEMMPEPERLGSIEVDGKLLNLATMLETMNRRIEALYDREHTIGHAYFLSLYEEPTLGKLGHLFEHTIIPLLQEYFYDNYEKIRLVLGDNNKPKPEQFIVVNKVDMKELFGKLDEVDLEESITYEINRDAFRQLGAYLKIYDYNNLD; encoded by the coding sequence ATGGAAGATCAGGCCAAATTGCGCAAAAAAGAATATACCGACTGGTTAAGGCGGAAGAAGAAGGCGGATGGGCAGCCTTATTCTGAAAAAACCGTTAGCCAATATGTTACCTACTTAGCTACTTCCCCTGCTAAGCTTACTAATATTGAACTTGAGACTACCAATGTATTCGAAGTCGCTGATGCCGACCAATACCGGAACATGAAAATAGCTATGGAGCAGGCGGAAAATTTTGTACTGGTAAATGAAAGAGGCGGTAACAAAGCATTTCAATATGGCCTTAAATACTATGAGGAGTTTCTTCGGGAAAGAGGGGATGGATTGAGTTTCCAAGTTGTTGCCAGTAAAGAGACCGGTCACTCTGATGATAATGCAGGATCTTTTGTAGCAGATTCGGAACAGCATCGTCTTCTGGACAAAAATATCATTTTATACGGACCGCCGGGAACCGGCAAAACTTATCACACCGTTCTGTATGCAGTTTCGATGATTGAAAACAAGCCTCTTAACGTCGTTCTCGAAGAAGCCGAGACGGATGGATACGATCAAATTAAGGCTCGCTATGAGGCGTATCAAGAAAAAGGGCAGATTGCGTTTACGACTTTTCATCAATCCTACGGTTACGAAGAGTTTATCGAAGGTATCAAACCGCAAATGGCATCCGGCGGAGAAACGGCAACGGATTCGGGGAACGGGGAAGTCGTTTACGATATTGTGCCCGGCTTGTTTAAAAAGTTCTGTAAAAAGGCGCAAAAACTTATCGTTCAGGACGGCAACGGCTACGGAATTGGTAAAGAACCGACGATATGGAAGGTTTCCTTGGGAGGTTCCAGGGAGAATCCGATTAAGCGGGATTGCTTCAATAATGACCGGATCCGTATCGGCTGGGATTCTTACGGTGAAATTTTGAGCGAAGACACGGATTACCGGCATGGCGGAAAGGCAATCCTTTCCCGTTTTATTGACGAGATGAAGAAAGGAGATATTGTTCTCGTTCTTCATGATGAAGAGACGATTGATGCGATCGGCGTCGTCACAGGGGAGTATGAGTGGCTGGAAGACATGGCGGAATACAAGCGTTCCCGCAAGGTGAACTGGTTAGTCAAGGATATCCGGGAGAACATTCTGGAACTCAACGGAAATAAAGTGATGACGCTAGGCTCCGTCTACCGGTTGAACCGAATTACTTTATCGCACGTGCTTGCCATTCTGGGAAAACAGAAAGATAATCACGTCCATTCGGTCGTCCAAAAAAATAACAACAATTATGTCTTTATCATCGATGAGATCAACCGCGGCAACATCTCCAAAATTTTTGGCGAACTGATCACCCTTATCGAACCTACGAAACGGATCGGGATGCCGGAAGAACTCATGCTGGATCTTCCGTACTCGCATGAGTCTTTTGGCATTCCGAATAATGTTTATCTGCTTGCTACCATGAACACGGCGGACCGTTCCATCGCCCGGTTGGATACGGCGCTGCGGCGGCGGTTTTCATTTGCCGAGATGATGCCGGAGCCTGAACGTCTTGGCTCTATTGAGGTCGATGGAAAACTGTTGAATCTGGCAACGATGCTGGAAACGATGAACCGGAGAATCGAAGCGTTGTACGATCGTGAGCATACCATTGGGCACGCATACTTTTTGAGTTTGTACGAGGAGCCTACGCTTGGGAAATTGGGACATCTTTTCGAGCATACGATTATTCCTCTGCTTCAAGAATATTTCTACGACAATTACGAGAAAATCCGCCTTGTGTTGGGGGACAACAACAAGCCGAAGCCGGAACAATTTATCGTCGTAAACAAGGTGGATATGAAAGAGCTGTTCGGCAAACTGGACGAAGTAGATCTAGAAGAGTCTATTACTTACGAAATCAATCGCGATGCATTCCGCCAGTTAGGTGCTTATTTAAAAATATACGACTATAACAACCTGGATTAG
- a CDS encoding McrC family protein gives MTDALELMTVGSRRGIGKIISAKNHVGVIAMTDGTQIEILPKIYARDDESSITQTKSIFIDMLRSVNDIPNKHYNPTGLGAEKNHLLDIFIRMFIEEAAALVKRGLKSDYSVHQDNERFYKGKQLFSQHMKHNAAHKERFYIEYDEFSLNRPENRLIKTTVELLLKVSGHPNNQKDLYSLLGAFDSVERSVHPERDWASVSTDRNMKEYQTILEWCRLFLAGQSFTPFRGGSAAYALLFPMEKVFERYVAGLLKKVLADPRIHVKTQDRSYRLFDNPPRFQLKPDIVVQGPSGVVVLDTKWKLLSPGSDFGITQADMYQAYAYGKKYGAGKVYLVYPWTPKLSGTEQPIKFDSGDGVEVRIAFLDLSLGKACVDGLVDELLNEIADM, from the coding sequence ATGACGGATGCTCTTGAACTGATGACCGTGGGGAGCAGGAGAGGGATCGGCAAAATCATCAGCGCCAAAAACCATGTGGGCGTGATCGCCATGACCGATGGCACTCAAATCGAAATCCTGCCCAAAATATACGCTCGGGATGATGAAAGCTCCATAACACAAACGAAGAGCATCTTTATCGATATGTTGAGGTCCGTCAACGATATACCGAATAAACATTATAATCCGACCGGCCTCGGCGCGGAGAAAAACCATCTGCTGGACATTTTCATTCGTATGTTCATCGAAGAGGCTGCGGCCTTAGTCAAACGCGGCTTGAAATCCGATTATTCGGTGCATCAAGACAATGAACGCTTCTACAAGGGAAAGCAACTCTTTTCCCAGCATATGAAGCATAATGCCGCCCACAAAGAACGCTTTTATATCGAATATGACGAGTTCAGTCTTAACCGGCCGGAAAATCGGCTGATCAAGACAACGGTGGAACTGCTGCTTAAGGTTAGCGGCCATCCGAATAACCAAAAGGACCTTTATTCTTTACTGGGGGCGTTCGACAGCGTGGAGAGATCCGTGCATCCGGAGCGGGATTGGGCTAGTGTATCTACAGATCGGAATATGAAAGAATATCAGACGATATTGGAGTGGTGCCGCCTATTCTTAGCCGGTCAAAGCTTCACGCCATTTAGAGGAGGCAGTGCCGCCTATGCGCTGCTGTTCCCGATGGAAAAAGTATTTGAACGTTACGTGGCCGGACTTTTAAAAAAAGTGCTCGCAGATCCCCGTATCCATGTGAAGACACAGGATCGGTCTTATCGTCTGTTTGACAACCCGCCAAGGTTTCAGTTGAAACCGGACATTGTCGTACAAGGCCCGTCCGGAGTTGTAGTACTGGACACGAAGTGGAAGCTCCTTTCCCCTGGTTCGGACTTCGGCATTACGCAAGCGGACATGTACCAGGCATATGCTTACGGCAAAAAGTACGGTGCGGGCAAGGTATATTTAGTTTATCCTTGGACGCCTAAACTATCGGGAACCGAGCAGCCTATCAAATTTGATAGCGGAGATGGCGTGGAGGTACGGATTGCTTTTTTGGATTTGAGTTTGGGGAAAGCATGTGTGGATGGGCTGGTAGATGAATTGCTGAATGAGATTGCCGATATGTAG